The proteins below come from a single Eptesicus fuscus isolate TK198812 chromosome 5, DD_ASM_mEF_20220401, whole genome shotgun sequence genomic window:
- the RFX7 gene encoding DNA-binding protein RFX7, with protein MAEEQQQPPPQQPDAHQQLPPGTPNPGVALPALVPGLPGTEASALQHEIKNSICKTVQSKVDCILQEVEKFTDLEKLYLYLQLPSGLSNGEKSDQNAMSSSRAQQKHAFFWIRNTLEEHPETSLPKQEVYDEYKSYCDNLGYHPLSAADFGKIMKNVFPNMKARRLGTRGKSKYCYSGLRKKAFVHMPTLPNLDFHKTGDGLEGPEPSGQLQNIDEEVISSACRLVCEWAQKVLSQPFDTVLELARFLVKSHYIGTKSMAALTVMAAAPPGIKGITQPSAFIPTAESNSFQPQVKTLPSPIDAKQQLQRKIQKKQQEQKLQSPLPGESSAKKSEGTTTSGVASLSNGNPAILSPQPIGIVVAAVPSPIPVQRTRQLVTSPSPMSSSDGKVLPLNVQVVTQHMQSVKQAPKTPQNVPASPGGDRSARNRYPQILPKPANTSALTIRSPTTVLFTSSPIKTAVVPTSHMSSLNVVKMTAISLTPSSSSAPLKHSASVNSATGTTEESKTFPQIKNGSVVSLQSPGSKTSGAGGTSAVEVKMEPEISSDEHPVQCQENADGTKAPKTTPSALSGQKSNSDGVVQKPSNEGVTEIKATKVCDQRTKCKSRCNEIPPGTSTGNNQSTITLSVATQNLTFTSTSSPSNGDSINKDPKLCTKSPRKRLSSTLQESQVPPVKKPIVEQLSAVIIEGQKPGSVRKDQKVPHSGKAESSAAGALIPSMVSINVNSHMMANTPLNSSALITGDSALEQQTPSSSPDIKVKLEESVFLLDSDSKTDGSFNPNEWQQITKDSGFVSAACEQQQDISVMTIPEHSDINDLEKSVWELEGMPQDTYTQQLHSQLQESSLNQIQAQSSDQLPLQSELKEFESSVSQTNESYFPFDDELTQDSIVEELVLMEQQMSMNNSHSYSNCLGMTLQNQSVTPGAPMSSHASSTHFYHPIHSNGTPIHTPTPTPTPTPTPTPTPTPTSEMIAGSQSLSRESPCSRLAQTTPVDSALGSSRHTPIGTPHSNCSSSVPPSPVECRNPFAFTPISSSMAYHDASIVSSSPVKPMQRPMATHPDKTKLEWMNNGYSGVGNSSVSGHGILPSYQELVEDRFRKPHAFAVPGQSYQSQSRHHDTHFGRLTPVSPVQHQGATVNNTNKQEGFAVPAPLDNKGTNSSASSNFRCRSVSPAVHRQRNLSGSTLYPVSNIPRSNVTPFGSPVTPEVHVFTNVHTDACANNIAQRSQSVPLTVMMQTAFPNALQKQTNSKKITSVLLSKLDSDNDDAMRGLGMNNLPSNYTARMNLTQILETSTVFPSANPQNMIDSSTSVYEFQTPSYLTKSNSTDQISFSPGDNQAQSEIGEQQLDFNSTVKDLLSGDGLQTNQQLVGQVASDLTSTASDFSSDIRLSSELSGSINDLNTLDPNLLFDPGRQQGQDDEATLEELKNDPLFQQICSESMSSMTSSGFEWIDSKDHPTVEMLG; from the exons GAGTTATTGTGACAATCTTGGTTACCATCCACTAAGTGCTGCTGACTTTGGAAAGATCATGAAAAACGTCTTTCCAAACATGAAGGCACGTCGTCTGGGCACGAGAGGCAAATCGAA ATATTGCTACAGTGGACTAAGAAAAAAAGCTTTTGTTCATATGCCAACACTGCCCAATCTTGACTTTCACAAAACTGGAGATGGG ttGGAAGGACCTGAACCTTCTGGGCAGCTTCAAAATATTGACGAGGAAGTCATTTCTTCTGCTTGCCGTCTTGTGTGCGAGTGGGCCCAGAAAGTGTTAAGCCAGCCATTTGACACAGTCTTGGAGTTAGCCCGCTTCCTTGTAAAAAGTCATTATATTGGCACCAAGTCCATGGCAGCTCTAACTGTAATGGCCGCAGCACCACCAG gaATTAAAGGAATTACACAGCCTTCTGCTTTTATACCTACAGCTGAAAGTAATTCCTTTCAGCCTCAAGTGAAGACTTTGCCATCGCCTATAGATGCTAAACAGCAATTGCAACGGAAAATTCAGAAGAAGCAGCAAGAACAGAAACTACAATCCCCTTTGCCAGGAGAATCCTCAGCAAAAAAATCGGAAGGCACTACAACCAGTGGAGTGGCTAGTCTTTCCAATGGAAACCCTGCGATCCTCTCCCCTCAGCCTATTGGTATCGTTGTGGCAGCTGTCCCTAGTCCCATTCCG GTCCAAAGGACCAGGCAGTTGGTAACATCACCAAGTCCAATGAGTTCTTCTGATGGCAAAGTTCTTCCCCTCAATGTACAAGTGGTCACTCAGCACATGCAGTCTGTGAAACAGGCACCAAAGACTCCTCAGAACGTCCCAGCCAGTCCTGGTGGGGATCGTTCTGCCCGGAACCGCTACCCTCAGATCTTACCTAAACCAGCCAACACCAGTGCACTCACCATTCGCTCGCCAACTACTGTCCTCTTTACTAGCAGTCCCATCAAAACTGCTGTTGTACCCACTTCACACATGAGTTCTCTAAATGTGGTGAAAATGACAGCAATATCCCTCACTCCCAGCAGCAGTAGTGCCCCTCTTAAACATTCTGCCTCAGTAAACAGTGCTACAGGAACAACAGAAGAATCAAAGACCTTTCCACAGATCAAGAATGGTTCTGTTGTTTCACTTCAGTCTCCTGGATCCAAGACCAGCGGTGCCGGGGGAACGTCTGCTGTGGAAGTCAAAATGGAACCGGAAATATCATCGGATGAGCATCCTGTACAGTGCCAAGAGAATGCTGATGGTACTAAAGCTCCTAAAACAACGCCTAGCGCCCTTTCAGGACAGAAAAGTAATTCAGATGGAGTAGTGCAAAAACCTTCGAATGAAGGTGTCACCGAAATAAAAGCAACTAAGGTCTGTGACCAGAGGACCAAATGTAAGAGTCGCTGTAATGAAATTCCACCAGGCACTTCGACAGGCAATAATCAAAGCACTATCACTCTCTCAGTTGCCACTCAGAACTTAACATTCACCAGCACCAGCTCACCATCTAATGGTGACTCAATAAATAAAGACCCTAAATTATGCACTAAAAGTCCAAGAAAGCGACTGTCTTCTACATTGCAAGAGTCCCAGGTGCCTCCTGTAAAGAAACCAATTGTGGAACAGCTTTCTGCGGTTATCATAGAAGGTCAGAAACCAGGCAGTGTTAGGAAGGACCAAAAGGTTCCACATTCAGGGAAAGCAGAAAGCTCAGCAGCAGGTGCTCTGATTCCTAGCATGGTATCAATAAATGTCAACTCACACATGATGGCAAACACACCCTTGAATTCTTCTGCCCTTATTACCGGTGATTCAGCTTTGGAACAGCAAACACCATCATCATCTCCAGATATAAAAGTAAAACTTGAAGAGAGTGTCTTTCTCTTGGACAGTGATTCAAAAACAGATGGCAGCTTTAATCCAAACGAATGGCAACAGATCACTAAGGATTCTGGGTTTGTGTCTGCTGCCTGTGAACAACAGCAAGATATCAGTGTTATGACAATTCCTGAGCACTCTGATATCAATGACTTAGAGAAATCTGTCTGGGAACTAGAAGGAATGCCACAGGACACATACACCCAGCAGCTACACAGCCAGCTACAAGAATCTTCTCTGAATCAAATACAAGCACAGTCTTCAGATCAGTTACCTCTGCAGTCCGAACTGAAAGAGTTTGAGTCTTCTGTTTCCCAAACAAATGAAAGCTACTTTCCTTTTGATGATGAACTTACACAAGATAGCATTGTGGAAGAGCTGGTGCTTATGGAGCAGCAAATGTCAATGAACAATTCTCATTCTTACAGTAACTGTTTGGGAATGACCCTTCAGAATCAGTCGGTAACTCCAGGAGCTCCAATGTCATCTCACGCCTCCAGCACCCACTTCTACCATCCAATCCATAGCAATGGCACTCCAAtccacacccccactcccacccccactcctactccaacccctaccccaaccccaacccccacctctgaAATGATTGCCGGGTCTCAGAGTCTGTCACGGGAGAGCCCTTGCTCCCGGCTAGCCCAGACCACACCTGTGGATAGTGCTTTAGGAAGTAGCCGACATACACCCATCGGCACTCCGCATTCTAACTGCAGCAGTAgtgtccctcccagccctgtggAATGCAGGAATCCATTTGCATTTACCCCTATAAGCTCCAGTATGGCTTACCATGATGCCAGCATTGTCTCAAGTAGTCCTGTGAAACCGATGCAAAGACCCATGGCCACACACCCTGACAAAACCAAGCTTGAATGGATGAATAATGGGTATAGTGGGGTTGGTAATTCATCAGTTTCTGGCCATGGCATCCTCCCAAGCTATCAGGAACTAGTGGAAGACCGTTTCAGGAAACCTCATGCTTTTGCTGTGCCTGGACAGTCTTATCAGTCCCAATCCAGACATCATGACACTCATTTTGGTCGTTTGACTCCTGTCTCTCCTGTGCAGCATCAAGGTGCCACTGTAAATAACACCAACAAACAGGAGGGTTTTGCAGTCCCTGCCCCCCTCGATAATAAAGGAACTAATTCATCTGCCAGCAGCAACTTCAGATGCCGGAGTGTGAGCCCTGCTGTTCATCGCCAACGTAATCTTAGTGGGAGCACCCTCTACCCAGTATCTAATATCCCCCGATCTAATGTGACCCCCTTTGGAAGCCCAGTCACCCCAGAAGTTCATGTTTTCACAAATGTTCACACAGACGCATGTGCCAACAACATAGCTCAAAGAAGTCAGTCAGTTCCATTGACGGTCATGATGCAGACAGCCTTCCCGAACGCTCTTCAGAAGCAaacaaacagtaaaaaaataaccAGTGTTCTGTTGAGTAAACTGGATTCTGACAATGATGATGCAATGAGAGGTTTGGGCATGAACAACCTGCCCTCCAATTACACAGCTCGGATGAATCTCACTCAGATTTTGGAAACTTCCACTGTTTTTCCTAGTGCCAATCCTCAGAATATGATCGATTCCAGCACTTCTGTCTATGAATTCCAAACACCATCTTACCTCACCAAAAGTAATAGCACCGATCAGATCAGTTTTTCTCCTGGAGATAATCAAGCACAATCAGAAATCGGAGAGCAACAGTTAGATTTCAATAGCACTGTTAAAGACCTGTTGAGTGGCGACGGCTTGCAAACCAACCAGCAGCTGGTAGGTCAGGTGGCCTCTGATCTCACGAGCACTGCATCTGATTTCTCTAGTGATATCAGGTTGTCTTCTGAGCTCTCAGGCAGCATCAATGATTTGAACACGTTAGACCCAAATCTACTGTTTGATCCAGGTCGTCAGCAGGGACAAGATGATGAAGCTACACTGGAAGAATTAAAGAATGACCCATTATTTCAACAAATCTGCAGTGAATCCATGAGCTCTATGACTTCGTCAGGTTTTGAATGGATAGACAGCAAGGACCATCCTACTGTTGAAATGTTGGGTTAA